GCTTTTTGCAAAACCGCGCTTGCCATCACTGAAGAAAATTGAAGCAGCGATGCTGAAAATTGAGCATATCGAAAATGTACATAACTTGACCGTAAAAGCTGTCGATGAGCGTTTTATAGTAGGTGCTCACGTTGTATTAAAACATGCTTGTACTATCGAAAAGCACGATGAAATGTGCCGGTTCGAAATTGAAAAAATGCTTAAAACTCAGTTTAAAGTGAGCGATTCAGTGCTTCAGGTAGAAGCAAGCGGCTGTCAACACTAACGACAGCTTATGCCGCAACCTTTATGTTTATTACCTAAGTGTATTTTCATCCAGTTTATTGACAGTCACACTTGAAAACTTAGCCGATGCAGGAATGCATTGATACACTTTAGCAATGGCTTGTTTTTTCTGCTGAGGCCAGCTGAATTTACTTTTTGAAGCCAACTTAATTGCTGCTATGTCACTATTGACCTTTGACATCACATCAATGATCCCTTGATGTTTATCTATCGTCTCAACATGGCACTTGTAGGCGTAACGTTGATCTTTTGCATGTGCGCCCACTATGAACACTAACAGAGCTAGAGCGATTGAGTATTTCATAAGTCTACCTTCAAACGTAAGTTCACCATTATTTTTGCTCTCGGTAGAGATAAGTCCGATGAGTTTTTAAACCAAAGAACCCCGCACCTTGTTGGACGAGATCAATCCTGCCATCACCGTCAAGATCAGTTGGGACTAAGTTAGTGACAATGGATTTAGCTTGAACAGTGCCGCTGGCATCTTCTCCGGCACCCACACCAATTAACAGAAACTGACTGCTACCATCGTGGTCACCAAAAAACAGCTGTGGAGTATCAGGAACACGATTACCGACATCGATGGTTAGATTATCGTAAACCTTTGTACCGTAGTGAAGATGGAACGCATACAAAGAGCCCCCACCACCATCAAGTACACATTGTTCTAAATCATTATTTTCCGATGGTAAAAAGCTCGTGTAGTATGCAATTCCGCCTACAACGGTGGCTTTAGATAACGATTTTTCGCCACTTGAGAGTAAGTATTTCCAACCATTAAATGCGGCTAAATCGATTTCAAGTTCTTTAAAGCCATCTGCGTTGGATAAGCTATTTGCAAATGGATCGTTGGTGATATCCATGAGTTTGTCGATGGTGATGACAGCTGGAATATCCTCACTTTTTACAAATGATTTGGTGACTGTGTTTTCATCTCTGAGCATAAATAAGCCATCAGATGTATTGCGATAAGTAGGGTGAGCACGATTACCACTGCCCACTAAAATAGCTTCGTATGGCTGAGTTTTTCTTGCATACGTGGTGGTGGTTTCGCCATTTTCCGTCACAGTACTCTTAGTGATTTTACTGAAGTAGGTGCGAGCAACTTCGGGCTGTGAGAAAAACCGTCGGTCATTTGGGCTACTGCTACTACTTAAACTGGCTAGTTTAATCGTAGTCCAAGGAGTATCTCCATCAAATGGATTTGAGCCAGGCATATCAACGCGCCATACGTCACCACCAGAGTCGGTGAAATAAAGCCTATCGGTATACCCATCGTAATCAGAATCTAACGTTGCGATATCACTTGGGACACTATGCAACCCATCAAACTGTTTGTTAATTCCATTACTACTCGCAGGTGTCAGGCTCCAAAGTAGCGCTTTGGTTTGCGCATTGACAATATATAAGCCTCGACCTGATGAATCGGGGGTGATGGCATCATTGTCTTTATTTAAATCGTATCCTGCTCCAATCACCAGTACAGGTAGATTTCCGGCCCCATCAATATCAATAAAGGTCACTTTTGGACGCGACCAAGACTGCCCGAGTTCGTTAAAACCCGGATCAGAGGGAGTGAGCGGGGATCCCCATAACATCGAAGGCGCATCAGGCTTTGAAATATCTAGAGCATAATAGCTAGAACCACCCCTGCGCATGCCTATATATGCCCAAACACGATCACCTGGGTCAACAACACCGTTATCATTTTTGTCATCGAAATACACAGCTGGCGAGCCGTCCATGCCATACACTTTTTGCCCGCCTGTGTTGTCACGTAATGTGGCTAAATTGCCGTATAACTCATAGGGAATAAACGACCATTCCTCGGTAACTGTGTCGCCATTATCTTTGAACATGTGAACAAAACCCGCGTTCGTGCCGACTAAAATACGAACATTTCCATCACCATAATTAATCGCCAAGGGCTTGGAGTGGAGGGGATCTCCCATGATATCGTCACGTTTTTCTTGCGTGTTTTGATTGCCGTTGTCATCGTCTACATCATAACCTTGAGTCCAGTTAAATAAGTTGGCAAGCTCTGCTTCACTGGTGTTCATTACAGATGCGAGGGCGGCATCGCCGCCAGCATAGCTAGAGGCATTGGTTTTACTAAAAATAGGCAGAGGGGTGCCCGTGCCTATGTTGGTATAAATGGTGCGGTTTTGTGTTTGTGTCAATATCAAGTTAGTGCCGCCTGCGGTAACAAGATTACCATCGGCTGATTCATCGCTTGGTAACCAAAACGTACGCGCATTTTCTTTTATATTCCCCTCATTATTAATTGCGTCTTTATTATCTTGGTCTTTAACGGTCGTACCACTAATTCTGAGTTTTTTTAGGTTGCCGAGCCAACGTGCGCCTTCTTGAGGTAAAAACATCGCATAATAAACAGAATCTAAACTGCGAGTTCTGTCAAAATTGTTACTTGCAACTGAAGGTGAAGTAAAGGTGGTATTTACTTCGAGGATTTTACTTAATGCACGGCTGAACGCTTGTGATAATTCGATGGAAGAACGGGCTGGGAAATATTTACCCCCCCCTTTTGTTGCCGCTTCAAGTAAAAGCTCTTCGGCATCTTCGGCGCCTTCTCCAAAGCCGATGGTATATAAACTTACGTTTTGGTCACCTGACACCTTAGTATTGACATCATTGTTGTTCATCCAGTGCGCAAGATTGGGTAAATAACTCGTTCTGTTACTGTTTCCGACTTTAAACCCATAGGGGGATGTGTTTGTGGTTGCATTACTTGGATCTGTTTTTGTTGCAATCAGTGAAGACACATATCCATCGGCATCATTGTCGACGGTTGGCACACCATCGGTGACTAAAATGACATATGCATTACTGCCGCATCCTTCTTTAAATGGAGAAATGTATTCTGAACCAGACATAATGCTGGTGTCATAGGCTGGGGTATTGCCAGTGTAACTAAAACCACAACTATTTTTGGAGCAGTTGGTATCTTCTGTCGCATACACCACACTACGACCTGCAAAAAAACGAAATGCTTCGGTTAGCGTTTCACACAAGGGAGTATTTGTTTCGGCTTCTATGGCTTGTACTTTGGCAATGACGTCATCATTTTTGTTGCCAAACGGTACTATAATCCTGCCGCCATCCCGGACGCCTTCACCTTTATAATCAAGGTTAAAAATCATCAAACCAAAATCGACAATAGGGGTTGCGTTTAATACCGTGGTAATCGCTTCTTGAGCGACTTTTAATCGTGATAGTTCAACTGTTTGTTTTTCTTCAGCATGGTACCAACGTAAATAATTGGGATCATACAGGGTGACAATCTGACCTCCATTGAAGACATTGGTTGCACTTGTTACCTCATCAGCTGTTGGAGTCGTATCACCAGTATAAAAGTTATTTGCGTTTTTTGAGGCGCCATTAACAGGCAAACCTTGTAAAATTGAGTCTGCAGAAGTATAGGTTTTACCGCCAATTTTGAGCGACATCCCAGTATTGTCGCCATTTTCTGCCAATACATCATCAAGGCAATCAAGGGCAGAAATAGTGCTTGCACCTGAGTTTTCTTTTAACTCAACCCAAGAGCCGGTATTGCCTTTGTATTGATGCTCACGAATAAAACCAGTATAAAATCCATACTTATTTAAGGATTGTTGCGCGGTATCACAGCCATTGACGTTTGAGTGAAACCGTTTAGTGTCGCTATTTTTATCTGTACGGGGGAGCTCATTATCAACCCCGCTTCCGATGGTAAAGTAGACAAAGTCTTCGTTCAGGGAGTTGTCAAAAGAAGAGACGACGGGGTAGGTTTCAAGGGGATCATATCCAGCAACGGTTTGTATTTTTGTGCCCATACTGCCCGAGTTATCAAAAATAATTAGTACTTGAGGTTTAGTGTCAAATTGTACTTTTTTATCTCCAATATACAGTTCAATGTCTTCACTCAGGACGCTACTTGTTAAAAGCAAACCAGTTAAGATCAATCCATACTTCAATTTAGCCATTTTGAGCCTCAGATACCGTTGGAAATAAAGCAACACAACTGTTTTGAGTGTAGAAGTAATTACACGGCCTGCAATAAATTCGAGCCGATTTCAACCCTAAAAATAGAATGAGTCAGCGTAACTCGAGCCTTGGAAATTTGATTTTCGATAGAGACAATTGACAGAGATGACATTGCTGGTTAAGGTTGTCGCACTTGATGAAGATTAAATTGTCCTATGCCACAGAAAGTTACGCTTCTAACCTTTATTTTTATGATTGTGTTGCAGTCATTGAGTACTGTGGTGGTCGCGAATCAAGTTCATCAAGATCCTCCTACTCATTTAGAATTAGCACATGCCCATTTTCAAGACGATGTGCTCGCTGATAAACCCGCTTTTGCAGAAAACTTAAACCATGATAGCCAAGATTGTCATCACTGCGGCCATTGTCATGGCTCTCATAGTCAGTGGAATACGCACAGTGCACATTCTTTTTGTAAACTAGTTCAGTTTGAGCATAAATATTTGTATTTTCACTCGAATAAACAACACATAAGCCAAAACGTTTATCGCCCTCCAATTGCTTAATTAATCCTATTTTATTTAGAGTTTTATACTTTTAACTATTTGATTAATTGAGAATTATAATGAAAAGACCAATATTTACATTTGGTTTGATGCCAATTGTATGGCACTCACTCCAAGACACCTTATACCTGTTGTTCACTCACATTATCCCTATCGGATTGCTGGTTTTAGCACTTAATACAAAAGCTGTTTTTGCCAACGAAGCGAATGAAGCCGAGCATGCGCATCATGACGAAGAGCCGGTTTCACTCACTTTATCCCAGATGCAAAAAAAGCATGGGAATATTGCAGTCCGTACCTTGTCATTTGAGCCATTAACACATTCATTCACTGCTGTGGGTGAAGTTAAATCGAATGGCTATAAAAGCTACATCGTTTCTTCACGTACAGATTCAGTGATTATGAAACGTCATGTTTCGCTGGGTGATCATGTTGATGAAGGCCAAGCTTTGGTTACTTTGTTTAGTGAATCAATTGCGCAATCACAAGCTGAGTATTTAGTGAACTCTGCAACGTGGCATCGTATACGGCAATTACCCGTTGGAACCGTCAGTGACAGCGAGCAATTTAGTGCCCGAACTCAATTTAATGCTTCATTGGGTAAACTTAAAGCATTAGGGTTAAGTGATAAGATCATTGAGCAATTAAACAATGGCAAGATGACAGATTTAGGCCTGTTTACCTTGACTGCAGAGCAATCTGGCGTGGTGGCCAATGATGATTTTTCACAAGGGCAGCGCGTTGCCGCTGGCGACAAAATTATGGTGTTGTCAGATGAACGGGAGTTATGGGTTGAAGCTCGTTTTGCGCCAAGTATCTCTACAGGTATTGCTAAAGGAATGCAAGCTACAGTTCTTTATGATTCAAAGCAGTTTCCTGCCATCGTCATTCAAGAATCTCATACAATCGATCCCATTACGCGAACGAAAGTCATTCGCTTAAACGTTAATAATCAGTCCCACCAATTACATGGCGGATTATTTGTAGATGTGGTGTTTAGGGTTCAAAGCCAAGATAAAAAACTGCTTGTACCACGCGGTGCCTTAACTCGTGCAGCAGATGGCGATTGGCAACTCATGGTCGAGACTGAACAAGGCATGTTCATTCGCCAAGAAGTTGAATATGTGGAAGCATTCGCAGATAGAGTCGAAATCAGTGGCCTTGCGCCTGGTGTTCGTTATGCCGGATCTGGGGCTTTTTTTATCGCCTCTGAATTTGCAAAAGCTAATTTTGATACACACAACCATTAATTAAGGAAGCAAGATGTTCGCTAAAATAATTCAATGGTCGTTAGTAAAACGACTTTTTGTGCTGTTTGGTGTCGTGATTTTGATGGTGTGTGCTGTCTTATCATTTCGTGATCTTAATCTGGATGCATTTCCGGATGTGACGAATATTCAAGTCACGGTCAATACCCAAGCTCCCGGGTACAGTGCTGAGGAAGTTGAACAACTCATTACCTATCCAATTGAATCAGTGATGTATTCATTAGCCCAGATTGAGCAAGTCAGGTCGATATCAAAAACGGGTTTGTCCGTAGTCACAGTTGTGTTTAAAGATAGTGTCGATATTAATCAAGCGCGGCAATGGGTCTTTGAGCAATTACAAGTGGCAAAAAATGATATCCCAACGACAGCTGGTATTCCCAGTCTCGGCCCTAACACCTCTGGGTTAGGTCAAGTTTTTCAATACCTATTAATCAATGAAGGCGATAACGCGCTGACCAACACAGATTTACGTAGCCTTAACGACTATGTAGTCAAATTATTATTAATGCCGATAGATGGGGTTACGCAAGTGCTGTCTTTTGGTGGTGAAGTGAAACAATATCAGGTGTCCTTTAACCCACATAAACTGCTCGCGTATCAACTCACTCAGCAACAAGTTGTTGAAGCGATTGAAGAGAATAATCGACATGCAGGTGGTTGGTATTTAAATCAAGGCGCTGAGCAATTGATTATCAGAGGTGCTGGCTGGTTTGAATCCGGATCACAAGGAATCGATCAAATCGGTGCGGTTGCAATTAAAACTATTTCAGGCACAGCTGTGCGAGTATCTGATGTGGCTGATGTTTCTCTTGGCGGTGAAATCCGACAAGGGGCTGTAACAATGAGTGAGCGCACTTCGCAAGGAGAAATCGAATCCTATGGCGAAGTGGTTACTGGAATTGTCCTCAAACGGATGGGAGCCAATACGAATACAACCATCAATGCAATTGAGCAGCGTTTGACGCTGATTAATCAAGCATTACCCGAGGGAGTGCGATTAAAACCTTTTTACAATCAATCGCAATTAATAGAGCAAGCGGTTACAACTGTGGTGAAGGCATTGCTGATTGCGAGCGTGTTAATTACGTTGATTATTGCTCTGTTTTTGTTGGATTTGGGTGCGACGATGTTGGTGTTGATCTCTATACCAATATCGATAGGCACGGCGCTCATGTTGATGTCTTGGTTAGGGTTATCTGCAAACCTAATGTCTTTGGGCGGATTGGCCGTGGCGATTGGTTTATTAGTTGATGGCTCTGTGGTGATGGTTGAACACTTAGTTAAACGAGTGCAACACGCATCAGATAACGCTCTGCTTAGCAAAGCACAAAGAATGCACTTAATTGGGCAAGCAGCGCAAGAAGTCGCGCGACCGATATTATTTGCTACAGCGATTATTTTAGTGGTGTTTATCCCTATTTTTAGCTTTGAAGGTGTAGAAGCTAAATTGTTTAAACCCATGGCGCAAAGTATCGTTTTTGCGGTGATCAGCGCTGTTATCGTCGCGCTAATTGTTGTACCAGCATTGGCGAGCCTGATGATTGGCAACAAAGTAGACTCCAAAAAGAGCTGGTTAGCTCCTATTACTTTGCGTTATCAATACTGGTTGTCGATCATCATTAATCGCCCTCGAGTATTAATTGCTTCAGCTGTGGTGGCATTAATCGGGAGTGTGTGGATATTAATGTCGATTGGGACTGAGTTTGTGCCTGAACTAGAAGAGGGCACTTTAAATCTGAGATTCACTTTAGCGCCGACTGCGAATTTAGAGACTGCGGTTGCAGTGTCATCTGAACTAGAAACATTATTGTTGAGCTTTGACGAGGTCGATTATGCGGTCAGTCGAATTGGTCGAGCTGAGATTGGAGGGGATCCTGAGCCGGTTAATAATATTGAGATTTATATGGGGCTAAAACCTCACTCAGCTTGGACAAATGCCAAAAATCGTGAGCAATTGTCTGCCTTAATGAAGGAAAAGCTCGCAGTATTTCCAGGCTTACGACTTACCTTCTCGCAACCGATTGCTACACGGGTTGATGAATTGCTATCAGGGGTGAAAGCGCAACTTGCAATCAAGTTATTTGGCCCTGATTTAGCTGTACTTGCCGAGCAAGGGGAACAACTTCAGCGTCTAGTGGCACAGGTTGATGGGACAACTGAGGTGGAACTGGAGCAAATTGCTGGAGAGGCACAACTATTGATTTCACCTGATCGCGATGCTTTGTATCAGTTTGGATTATCGGTGTCAGATCTCATGTCATTGATCCAAAATGGCATTGGCGGTCAGACAGTCGGCCAAGTGATCGATGGCAATGAACGTTCTGATATCATCGTGCGACTTGGCAAATCGTATCGAGACAGTGCAGAAAACATCGGTCAGCTAATTATACAATCTCCTGCAGGCGCTTGGGTCAGAGTGTCAGATGTTGCCAAAGTGAGTTACCACACCGGGCCTTTGCAAGTCAGAAGGGAAAATGTACAGC
This Pseudoalteromonas ulvae UL12 DNA region includes the following protein-coding sequences:
- a CDS encoding TapY2 family type IVa secretion system protein yields the protein MKYSIALALLVFIVGAHAKDQRYAYKCHVETIDKHQGIIDVMSKVNSDIAAIKLASKSKFSWPQQKKQAIAKVYQCIPASAKFSSVTVNKLDENTLR
- a CDS encoding pilus assembly protein, producing the protein MAKLKYGLILTGLLLTSSVLSEDIELYIGDKKVQFDTKPQVLIIFDNSGSMGTKIQTVAGYDPLETYPVVSSFDNSLNEDFVYFTIGSGVDNELPRTDKNSDTKRFHSNVNGCDTAQQSLNKYGFYTGFIREHQYKGNTGSWVELKENSGASTISALDCLDDVLAENGDNTGMSLKIGGKTYTSADSILQGLPVNGASKNANNFYTGDTTPTADEVTSATNVFNGGQIVTLYDPNYLRWYHAEEKQTVELSRLKVAQEAITTVLNATPIVDFGLMIFNLDYKGEGVRDGGRIIVPFGNKNDDVIAKVQAIEAETNTPLCETLTEAFRFFAGRSVVYATEDTNCSKNSCGFSYTGNTPAYDTSIMSGSEYISPFKEGCGSNAYVILVTDGVPTVDNDADGYVSSLIATKTDPSNATTNTSPYGFKVGNSNRTSYLPNLAHWMNNNDVNTKVSGDQNVSLYTIGFGEGAEDAEELLLEAATKGGGKYFPARSSIELSQAFSRALSKILEVNTTFTSPSVASNNFDRTRSLDSVYYAMFLPQEGARWLGNLKKLRISGTTVKDQDNKDAINNEGNIKENARTFWLPSDESADGNLVTAGGTNLILTQTQNRTIYTNIGTGTPLPIFSKTNASSYAGGDAALASVMNTSEAELANLFNWTQGYDVDDDNGNQNTQEKRDDIMGDPLHSKPLAINYGDGNVRILVGTNAGFVHMFKDNGDTVTEEWSFIPYELYGNLATLRDNTGGQKVYGMDGSPAVYFDDKNDNGVVDPGDRVWAYIGMRRGGSSYYALDISKPDAPSMLWGSPLTPSDPGFNELGQSWSRPKVTFIDIDGAGNLPVLVIGAGYDLNKDNDAITPDSSGRGLYIVNAQTKALLWSLTPASSNGINKQFDGLHSVPSDIATLDSDYDGYTDRLYFTDSGGDVWRVDMPGSNPFDGDTPWTTIKLASLSSSSSPNDRRFFSQPEVARTYFSKITKSTVTENGETTTTYARKTQPYEAILVGSGNRAHPTYRNTSDGLFMLRDENTVTKSFVKSEDIPAVITIDKLMDITNDPFANSLSNADGFKELEIDLAAFNGWKYLLSSGEKSLSKATVVGGIAYYTSFLPSENNDLEQCVLDGGGGSLYAFHLHYGTKVYDNLTIDVGNRVPDTPQLFFGDHDGSSQFLLIGVGAGEDASGTVQAKSIVTNLVPTDLDGDGRIDLVQQGAGFFGLKTHRTYLYREQK
- a CDS encoding efflux RND transporter periplasmic adaptor subunit, which produces MKRPIFTFGLMPIVWHSLQDTLYLLFTHIIPIGLLVLALNTKAVFANEANEAEHAHHDEEPVSLTLSQMQKKHGNIAVRTLSFEPLTHSFTAVGEVKSNGYKSYIVSSRTDSVIMKRHVSLGDHVDEGQALVTLFSESIAQSQAEYLVNSATWHRIRQLPVGTVSDSEQFSARTQFNASLGKLKALGLSDKIIEQLNNGKMTDLGLFTLTAEQSGVVANDDFSQGQRVAAGDKIMVLSDERELWVEARFAPSISTGIAKGMQATVLYDSKQFPAIVIQESHTIDPITRTKVIRLNVNNQSHQLHGGLFVDVVFRVQSQDKKLLVPRGALTRAADGDWQLMVETEQGMFIRQEVEYVEAFADRVEISGLAPGVRYAGSGAFFIASEFAKANFDTHNH
- a CDS encoding efflux RND transporter permease subunit gives rise to the protein MFAKIIQWSLVKRLFVLFGVVILMVCAVLSFRDLNLDAFPDVTNIQVTVNTQAPGYSAEEVEQLITYPIESVMYSLAQIEQVRSISKTGLSVVTVVFKDSVDINQARQWVFEQLQVAKNDIPTTAGIPSLGPNTSGLGQVFQYLLINEGDNALTNTDLRSLNDYVVKLLLMPIDGVTQVLSFGGEVKQYQVSFNPHKLLAYQLTQQQVVEAIEENNRHAGGWYLNQGAEQLIIRGAGWFESGSQGIDQIGAVAIKTISGTAVRVSDVADVSLGGEIRQGAVTMSERTSQGEIESYGEVVTGIVLKRMGANTNTTINAIEQRLTLINQALPEGVRLKPFYNQSQLIEQAVTTVVKALLIASVLITLIIALFLLDLGATMLVLISIPISIGTALMLMSWLGLSANLMSLGGLAVAIGLLVDGSVVMVEHLVKRVQHASDNALLSKAQRMHLIGQAAQEVARPILFATAIILVVFIPIFSFEGVEAKLFKPMAQSIVFAVISAVIVALIVVPALASLMIGNKVDSKKSWLAPITLRYQYWLSIIINRPRVLIASAVVALIGSVWILMSIGTEFVPELEEGTLNLRFTLAPTANLETAVAVSSELETLLLSFDEVDYAVSRIGRAEIGGDPEPVNNIEIYMGLKPHSAWTNAKNREQLSALMKEKLAVFPGLRLTFSQPIATRVDELLSGVKAQLAIKLFGPDLAVLAEQGEQLQRLVAQVDGTTEVELEQIAGEAQLLISPDRDALYQFGLSVSDLMSLIQNGIGGQTVGQVIDGNERSDIIVRLGKSYRDSAENIGQLIIQSPAGAWVRVSDVAKVSYHTGPLQVRRENVQRRVVVQANVQGRDMGNVVKDIQATITDKLHLPAGYYIEIGGQYENQQRAQQRLMWIIPLSLCLIAVLLYFAFHSVGQALLILLNVPFALIGGILSLYLSGQYLSVPSSVGFITLFGVAVLNGVVLVQSINQQVANHASTNEAIIAGAATRLSPVLMTALTSALGLIPMLLSTGVGAEIQKPLASVIIGGLISSTLLTLFVLPSCYGFFSKYTISQLRPD